In Phaeodactylum tricornutum CCAP 1055/1 chromosome 32, whole genome shotgun sequence, a single window of DNA contains:
- a CDS encoding predicted protein → MRIGSVFALVLYLLRTQIGASDLVYLVEPLLKWQRTLPGGGSINGAYIAPNRNNLFVISSVCTVQALDPRTGESVWTYQPGNPSTCSGGVTFSDGVGTPYLTFIESTINLGPTPFSTQVVILDLNSGVLLAKSAFLSGQGAGEPQTTEDGRYIVATSNTANIGTFVVIDTNAVENGIAPIVFEESNPSGPFSPVGFYHRPTTPIFFGGNTNDVFVWAFDLTQMQLVGTEAIENGQIFSFQFPSNYANNGGGLSVKTLGPKTSWKASTRPLLSNGGKSMHWANSDGRYRVWINRTVDDSPTTVLSLPRGIPTSVSAHAAPVLGQDETNPFVYLLGPNPSVFRSNTNLTTSVGLGVDSLFTGQILLSPKEEYMYIATEGRPETSRGILYQIKNEENSLTVDWLFRAESPMSGDLARSTDGTTIFFGQRDGTVSALEVAEAEEELPSSTPASAPVFAPAVCREIGAICGSTTTERPCCFPWLCDAGVCRVPSSRTDPKTALKSDLTTAGSIGILRPRGTIRRDPLRN, encoded by the exons ATGAGGATTGGTTCTGTTTTCGCCCTGGTTTTGTATCTTCTACGAACTCAAATAGGAGCTTCTGACCTTGTTTACCTCGTCGAACCTTTGCTAAAATGGCAACGAACCCTTCCGGGCGGAGGTTCGATCAACGGTGCCTACATAGCGCCAAACAGGAACAACTTGTTTGTAATATCTAGTGTGTGTACGGTGCAAGCTTTGGATCCAAGAACGGGTGAGAGTGTCTGGACATACCAACCAGGCAATCCATCTACATGTTCAGGCGGAGTGACTTTCAGCGATGGCGTAGGTACACCTTACCTGACCTTCATAGAAAGCACAATAAATTTGGGGCCGACACCATTTTCAAC CCAAGTAGTCATTCTGGATCTTAACTCAGGCGTTCTATTGGCTAAATCAGCATTTCTGAGCGGGCAGGGGGCTGGAGAGCCACAAACTACAGAAGACGGACGGTACATTGTGGCAACATCGAACACGGCCAATATCGGGACTTTTGTCGTTATCGACACAAACGCTGTTGAAAACGGCATCGCTCCGATAGTTtttgaagaaagcaatcCCAGCGGTCCTTTTTCGCCAGTCGGATTCTACCATAGGCCTACAACACCCATTTTTTTTGGTGGGAACACAAACGATGTTTTTGTTTGGGCCTTCGATCTGACTCAAATGCAGTTGGTAGGAACTGAGGCTATTGAAAACGGTCagattttttcttttcaatttccATCCAATTACGCAAACAACGGTGGCGGCCTTTCGGTAAAGACACTTGGGCCAAAAACTTCGTGGAAAGCGTCTACACGCCCTCTTTTATCGAACGGTGGCAAGAGCA TGCACTGGGCAAACAGCGACGGCCGTTATCGCGTGTGGATCAATCGCACCGTTGATGATTCTCCAACCACAGTGCTGTCACTGCCAAGAGGAATACCTACATCTGTGTCTGCACACGCAGCTCCCGTACTTGGTCAAGATGAAACAAACCCATTCGTGTACCTCCTCGGCCCCAATCCCAGTGTTTTTCGATCAAACACAAACTTAACCACTTCAGTTGGTCTTGGCGTAGACTCCTTATTCACAGGACAAATTTTACTCTCTCCAAAAGAGGAATATATGTACATCGCAACTGAAGGTCGCCCGGAAACGTCGAGGGGCATTTTGTATCAAATCAAGAACGAAGAAAATAGTCTTACCGTCGACTGGTTGTTTCGTGCGGAGTCACCAATGTCCGGCGATCTTGCTCGTAGTACCGATGGTAcaacaatcttcttcggacaACGCGACGGGACTGTTTCGGCGCTTGAAGTCGCTGAAGCGGAGGAGGAGTTGCCGTCCTCAACTCCAGCAAGTGCTCCTGTTTTCGCCCCTGCAGTTTGTCGAGAAATTGGTGCAATTTGCGGTTCCACTACAACTGAGCGGCCGTGCTGTTTCCCATGGCTATGTGACGCGGG
- a CDS encoding predicted protein has translation NFMQSLAGYALVSYLLGLKDRHNGNIMIDTRGHLIFIDFGFALGMAPGHEFSMERAPFKLTREYIDVMGGVGSECYKEFQRLFVSGFEECRRNSQIALGLVEIMMFKSNYPCFTGGRYGNGKALTKLEKRLMLRVPDKKVKKKALNLIRRSKQHFGTYLYDVFQHATNGYAL, from the coding sequence AACTTTATGCAAAGTCTTGCTGGCTATGCTCTTGTATCTTATCTCTTGGGTTTAAAAGACCGTCACAACGGAAACATCATGATTGATACTCGTGGGCACTTGATTTTCATTGATTTCGGATTTGCACTGGGGATGGCACCGGGTCATGAGTTCAGTATGGAGAGAGCCCCATTTAAACTCACTAGGGAGTACATTGATGTCATGGGTGGTGTTGGATCCGAGTGTTACAAAGAGTTTCAGCGCCTGTTTGTTTCCGGGTTTGAAGAGTGCCGGAGAAACTCACAGATTGCTTTAGGCCTGGTAGAGATTATGATGTTCAAAAGCAATTATCCATGCTTTACTGGGGGACGCTATGGAAATGGTAAAGCATTGACAAAACTTGAAAAACGTTTGATGCTGAGAGTGCCGGACAAAAAGGTAAAAAAGAAGGCTCTTAACTTGATCCGTCGATCAAAGCAACATTTTGGAACCTACTTGTACGATGTGTTCCAACACGCCACTAATGGATACGCTCTTTAA